In the Purpureocillium takamizusanense chromosome 5, complete sequence genome, one interval contains:
- a CDS encoding uncharacterized protein (COG:S~EggNog:ENOG503NY0Y), which produces MPPSLTNHASFTRPRTGDRDARPSTRDQSGANDTMLIPSRTSSLHSRITQPIPSTLNVKPQQRTPKTLTHAYMVCGVGREPSQWVKAPPPAQGKISHMKGAVGQFWLPEILGSSPRLEQDNEIARALHAAMRACFPHDVEICTGRSQPHCVHHAFVLQQDSSHTLYGICLRVWSRADEKRAETIRDLRKRTEPDFYDNPDETYWIPYCLSFLSRYPLYNLLGDYLRGMWIHWNKATNLFHAEEVSRILSFPAPRLNDLVRIDMKDYALCYQFPSSPTGFQNFAMWPLFTCLSIPNIVGVVEAAISPTRRVIFVSHYPAMLTIAAETVRYCVRVYEWSGLYVPVVHARHAQELVQEPGPYILGVTAECRSLFTAPNDALVIDLDRNFVLTSSPPTALTPSQRNKFVTRLTQALNGDVTPSGVPQHLRSAYGGGKLVPAGQIIVMRGEVESIQDPEWWNQDAVMAVMDHVCEKMGRNTGIKAVFGGSVKKPLMTKVSMRHLNEIVRERNQYSRDALEAWQDFINLKGRMDTELSKVNKRNNYLVEELESWKQQFLKFQAFAEQLTKETQDLKIKIENHKRENRRLTGLIDQQKDDNARLSVRLTGTEKQRDDALEALVLQQEIAEELERERKRNKKELAQLHNTNSTITRQRDEARRVVLHLRSLIGGQSHHMEHLIQSLTKPDELADEADQEYGNEEETEEADSEETRTLKPARSSKRLSSSSFIDVADRHLKDKTDAIAHIVRNIADQCQAAVEGLQLAQDAEMRSLRRQSGLSAVHSEDGLDERSTATSETGDEGRLQASSGRASSIPPTPDLIPNRSSTAMSFASATTTPERSSQQYSTREDIPTKIVEDEEEDYEESRSDNGGASNENGLVSKHAESLLHRPSGARISALGGSR; this is translated from the exons ATGCCTCCCTCTCTTACAAACCACGCCTCCTTCACCCGCCCCAGGACTGGAGACCGCGATGCTCGACCCAGCACCCGCGACCAgagcggcgccaacgacaccATGCTCATCCCTAGCCGTACCTCGTCGCTGCATTCGCGCATCACCCAGCCTATCCCCTCGACGCTCAACGTGAAGCCCCAGCAGCGCACGCCCAAAACTCTCACCCATGCCTACATGGTCTGCGGCGTTGGCCGCGAGCCCAGTCAATGGGTCAAGGCCCCTCCTCCGGCCCAGGGCAAGATTAGCCACATGAAGGGCGCCGTCGGTCAATTCTGGCTTCCAGAGATCTTGGGGAGCTCTCCTCGCCTCGAGCAAGACAATGAGATTGCTCGCGCGCTCCATGCTGCCATGAGG GCATGCTTCCCTCACGATGTCGAAATCTGCACAGGCCGCAGCCAGCCCCACTGTGTTCACCACGCATttgtgctgcagcaggatTCGTCTCACACGCTCTATGGCATCTGCCTGCGCGTCTGgtcccgcgccgacgagaagaGAGCGGAGACGATACGTGACCTGCGCAAACGCACCGAGCCCGACTTCTATGACAACCCCGACGAGACCTACTGGATCCCGTACTGCTTGTCCTTCCTGTCCCGCTATCCTCTCTACAACCTCCTCGGCGACTACCTCCGTGGCATGTGGATTCACTGGAACAAGGCCACCAACCTGTTCCATGCTGAAGAGGTGTCCCGCATCCTGAGCTTCCCTGCCCCTCGGCTCAACGACCTTGTCCGCATCGACATGAAAGACTATGCTCTCTGCTACCAGTTCCCGTCGTCTCCCACCGGCTTCCAGAACTTCGCCATGTGGCCTCTCTTCACCTGCTTGTCCATTCCCAACATTGTTGGTGTGGTCGAGGCAGCCATCTCGCCCACCCGTCGTGTCATCTTCGTGAGCCACTACCCGGCAATGCTCACCATCGCTGCCGAAACTGTTCGCTACTGCGTTAGGGTCTACGAATGGAGCGGCCTGTACGTGCCCGTTGTCCATGCACGCCATGCCCAGGAGCTTGTCCAGGAGCCCGGCCCGTACATTCTCGGTGTCACCGCCGAGTGCCGCTCGCTCTTCACCGCACCCAACGACGCTCTGGTCATTGACCTGGACCGCAACTTTGTTTTGACGTCGAGCCCTccgacggcgttgacgccCAGCCAACGCAACAAGTTTGTCACCCGCCTCACGCAGGCTCTCAACGGCGACGTCACACCCTCTGGTGTCCCGCAGCACCTGCGTTCTGCCTACGGTGGTGGCAAGCTGGTCCCAGCCGGCCAGATCATTGTCAtgcgcggcgaggtggaGTCGATCCAGGACCCGGAATGGTGGAACCAggacgccgtcatggccgtcatggACCACGTCTGCGAAAAGATGGGCCGCAACACTGGCATCAAGGCTGTCTTTGGCGGCTCAGTCAAGAAGCCCCTGATGACCAAGGTCTCCATGCGTCACCTCAACGAGATCGTGCGTGAGCGAAACCAGTACTCGCGTGACGCTCTTGAGGCCTGGCAAGACTTCATCAATCTCAAGGGCCGCATGGACACCGAGCTCAGCAAGGTCAACAAGCGGAATAACTACctggtcgaggagctcgagagcTGGAAACAACAGTTCCTCAAATTCCAGGCCTTTGCCGAGCAGCTCACCAAAGAGACCCAGGACCTCAAGATCAAGATTGAGAACCACAAGAGGGAGAATCGTCGTCTCACGGGTCTCATTGACCAGCAAAAGGACGACAACGCTCGCCTCTCTGTCCGCCTCACAGGCACCGAGAAGCAGCGtgacgatgccctcgaggcccttgtTCTCCAGCAGGAGAttgccgaggagctcgagcgtGAGCGCAAGAGGAACAAGAAGGAGCTTGCGCAGCTTCACAACACCAACAGCACCATCACGCGCCAGCGCGATGAGGCCAGGCGCGTCGTGCTGCATCTCCGCAGCCTCATTGGCGGCCAGAGCCACCACATGGAGCACCTGATCCAGTCCCTGACCAAGCCAGatgagctggccgacgaggcggatCAGGAATATGGCAACGAGGAGGAAaccgaggaggccgacagCGAGGAGACGCGGACGCTCAAGCCTGCTCGTAGCAGCAAgcgcctgtcgtcgtcgagcttcaTCGACGTCGCAGACCGACacctcaaggacaagacggATGCCATTGCCCACATCGTTCGCAACATCGCGGACCAGTGCCAGGCCGctgtcgagggcctgcagctgGCTCAGGATGCCGAGATGCGGTCGCTGCGGCGCCAGAGCGGCCTCTCGGCCGTTCACAGCGAGGACGGCTTGGACGAGCGTTCCACCGCCACCTCTGAGactggcgacgagggccgcctcCAAGCCAGCTCGGGACGGGCATCCAGCATCCCCCCCACACCGGATCTGATCCCCAACCGAAGCAGCACGGCAATGTCGTttgcctcggccacgacgaccccGGAGCGGTCGAGCCAGCAGTACTCGACGCGGGAGGATATTCCGACCAAGAttgtcgaggatgaggaggaggattACGAGGAGAGCCGAAGCGACAATGGCGGCGCGTCGAACGAGAACGGCCTCGTTTCCAAGCACGCCGAGTCGCTCCTTCACCGCCCATCCGGAGCGCGGATCAGCGCCCTCGGAGGCTCGCGATAG